A portion of the Ascaphus truei isolate aAscTru1 chromosome 14, aAscTru1.hap1, whole genome shotgun sequence genome contains these proteins:
- the MRPL44 gene encoding large ribosomal subunit protein mL44 codes for MASAMLAVRSLAVSGLSCLGGPRWAQIRGYKRWLRPYLRALQKQRELDGDPEPEPRSKQPNFDYHAEVVAFAQRLSENFSVELLKTAFVNGSYVTQEESRRRNLGLDKEAAALSLADNKGLSDQGSDFTASCLQEILEDAFQKLPMTGITALVDYLTSEEVLCHVAQNLAVEDLTLSSECPLSPVTLQRTFYAVIGALLQSSGPQRAGLFIRDFLIPQLVGKDLFDVWSVADPMSMLVEELSKRNVALPEPRLTRHSGASTVLPVYFVGLYCDKNLIAEGPGQSVDAAEEEAARVALRRMFGFTENRRPWEYSTHGHETREKKALSSS; via the exons ATGGCCTCCGCGATGTTAGCTGTCCGCTCTCTGGCCGTGTCCGGGCTGAGCTGTCTCGGGGGTCCCCGCTGGGCACAGATCCGCGGGTACAAGCGCTGGCTGCGCCCGTATCTGAGAGCCCTGCAGAAGCAACGGGAGCTGGATGGGGATCCGGAGCCTGAGCCCAG ATCAAAGCAGCCGAATTTTGACTACCACGCAGAGGTCGTGGCTTTCGCTCAGCGCCTCAGTGAGAACTTCTCAGTGGAGCTCCTGAAGACTGCATTTGTGAATGGCTCGTACGTGAcgcaggaggagagcaggcgtCGAAACCTGGGGCTGGATAAGGAGGCAGCCGCTCTGAGTCTGGCGGATAATAAGGGGCTGTCCGATCAGGGCTCTGACTTCACCGCCTCTTGCCTCCAGGAGATCCTTGAAGATGCCTTTCAGAAACTTCCCATGACTGGTATCACTGCTCTGGTTGACTACCTGACCAGTGAGGAAGTTCTGTGCCACGTGGCCCAAAATCTGGCAGTCGAGGATCTGACGCTGAGCTCGGAGtgtccgctgtcacctgtcacccTGCAGAGAACTTTCTACGCTGTAATCGGTGCTCTCCTGCAGAGCAGCGGCCCTCAGAGAGCAGGGTTATTTATCAGG gATTTCCTGATCCCGCAGCTAGTCGGAAAGGACCTGTTCGATGTCTGGTCTGTGGCAGACCCCATGTCTATGCTGGTAGAGGAGTTGTCTAAGAGAAATGTTGCTCTCCCTGAACCCAGACTCACCAGGCACTCTGGAGCCAGCACCGTACTACCTGTATACTTTGTGGGTCTGTACTG CGATAAGAATCTAATCGCGGAAGGACCCGGGCAATCGGTCGATGCCGCTGAAGAGGAGGCTGCCCGCGTGGCACTGAGGAGGATGTTTGGGTTCACAGAAAACAGGCGGCCCTGGGAGTACTCCACCCATGGGCATGAAACACGAGAGAAGAAGGCCCTGAGCAGCAGCTAA
- the TM4SF20 gene encoding transmembrane 4 L6 family member 20 yields MTCTEKWTSCNGFFLLVLALLSIAFNLTPLIADYVEDGRLLHSPISCYEWWLPGLVGGGLLVLPAVSMTLAARKKGSCNSRGGMLTSSLLSLVSIIGAAYCSVVSIFAIARGPLICDTGSNDLNNCDYTLTNLSSFQDLNFDLAWFLNATCLLEPDSGNATSHVFMQERFQSMDLNEDMQKIVHLTVFVALAIIGLLEMLVSVSQTGAGLFGFICGTSKKRKEDY; encoded by the exons ATGACGTGCACAGAAAAGTGGACGTCTTGCAACGGATTCTTCCTCCTGGTTCTAGCGCTGCTGTCGATCGCCTTCAACCTGACCCCACTGATTGCAGACTACGTGGAAGACGGGAGACTTCTCCACAGCCCCATATCGTGCTATGAGTGGTGGTTGCCCGGCCTTGTTGGAGGGGGCTTGTTA GTTCTGCCCGCTGTGTCGATGACGCTGGCTGCGCGGAAGAAAGGAAGCTGTAACTCAAGAGGAGGG ATGCTCACCTCCTCCCTGCTCAGCCTGGTCAGTATTATCGGTGCGGCCTACTGCAGCGTGGTTTCCATCTTTGCCATTGCCCGGGGTCCATTAATATGTGACACAGGAAGTAATGACCTGAACAACTGTGATTACACACTGACCAACCTGAG CTCCTTCCAAGACCTCAACTTCGATCTGGCCTGGTTCCTAAACGCTACATGCCTCTTAGAGCCGGACTCCGGCAATGCCACCAGCCACGTCTTCATGCAGGAGAGGTTCCAGTCCATGGACCTGAACGAGGACATGCAGAAGATAGTTCACTTGACTGTGTTCGTGGCCCTGGCCATCATCGGTCTGCTGGAGATGCTGgtcagtgtcagtcagacagGGGCCGGATTATTTGGGTTCATTTGTGGTACTTCCAagaaaaggaaggaagactattaA